Part of the Halogeometricum sp. S3BR5-2 genome, CCCGAGTTCGAGGGCAAGTAAGAGACTCCCTCCCGCGGCTACTCCGTAACGGAATCTTTAAACGAATTAGCCCACCACGATAGAGTGCAGGCTCGGTTGGTGTAGTCCGGCCAATCATCTTGGCCTTTCGAGCCGAGGACCAGGGTTCAAATCCCTGACCGAGCATCCCCACCGTACTCTCGTCTCCCAATTTTCACACGTGGCATAGCACGAACCAAACCCTATGTCACAGGCCGAGTCGATTCACTCGACCTCAAACCCCGACCCCGTACCGCGATTGGCGTTCGTGTCGGACTCAATTCAGAAGTCGGCGGGCTCTTCGGGAGGTCTCGAACTCGAAGACTTCCCGTTCGTGACCGAAACGTCTTAGCCGACCGAGCGGCGTTCCTCGGCGTGTTCGTCCACGAACTCGCAGGTGCCGGAGCGCCGTTCGGCGACCGGACTCGAAGATTGGAGAAGACGCTCGCGCCGTCGCTCGAACGAGTCGTCGGAGCGCGTTCCTGAGATGGGGACGCTCGTACTCGACATCGAGACGGCGAGTCCGTTCGGCGAACCGCCCGAGAACGCGAACGAGACGGAGCACTACGAGTGGGTCGCCGTCGGCCTCGCGTACGCCGACGAACTCGACGAGACGCCGGAGACGGAGGTGCTGTTCCGTCGGGGCGACTGGGACGACGCGTACACCGTCGACCTCTTCGAGCGACTGTTCGAGTGGTGCGACGAACGGGCCGTCGACCGGGTGCTCACGTACAACGGCACGTGGTTCGACGGGAAACACCTCCTCAACTGGGCCGACGAACTCGACGCGTCGACCGACCGCGAGTTCCGGCGACGCATCGAGGCACTCTTCGAGAACCACGTCGACGTCGCCCTCGCGGCGGCCGACGAGTACGCGGACGAACTCTGGGACGACCAGTACATCCTCCCGGACTGGAAGGCGTACGACCTCGCGGGTATCGACAACGACAGCGTCTGGTACGACGACTACGACTTCCCCGACGTCTACCTCTCGGAGATAGACGGACCCGCCGTCCAGGGTAAGCACGTCGGACGGATACTCGGAGCGCGGTACGTCGAGAACGTCAGCGTCGGTATCGAGGCCACCAGCGTCCACCGGGAACTCGCGCGCCTCCTCGAAGACTACTCCGAGAGCGACGTCGCGGACCTGATCGAACTCTACGCCGCACTCGGCGGTCCCGCCCTCGACGAGACGTACCGCCGGTCGGCTCGCGAGATTCGATAGCGGTCGGTCCTCCTCCCCGCCGGCCGACGCGGCCGGAGTTGAACCGCCCGACTTGATTATCAAATGTTATTTCTCTGCCGATAGAATTTTATCTAAATGGAGAAAGTCTGAAGCGTGAGTCATACACGGATCTCCTCGGAAGACGCAGCCGTTCGGGGGGGACCGTTTATACCGTCGCACGGAATAGATGGACGTAGTCGGTGGGGAGGGGTAACGAGGTGAGCGTACAACGCGTGTTCGCAGACGACGAAGCCGAGCGGTTGACGAAAGACGACATCTACTCGATGTTGAGTAACCGTCGGCGCCGGTTGGTGCTCGACCATCTCCGCCGAATCGGAGAGGAGGTGTCGGTCCGCGACCTCTCGGAGGAGGTGGCGGCGTTAGAGAACGGTATCGACGCGAAAGAGGTGACGTACAAGCAGCGAAAGCGCGTCTACACGTCGCTCCACCAGACGCACCTGCCGAAACTCGACGACGTGGGCGTCGTGGTGTACGACCGCGACCGCGGCACCATCTCGTTGACGCCGCTGGCGACCGAACTCGACTCCTTTCTGGTGGACGACAGCGAAGACGAACCACCCCGTTCGACCCCGTGGCCGATGTACTATCTGGGATTGTCGGCGCTGTCGATACTACTCGTGACGCTCGCGTGGACGCGGCTCTTCCCCTTCTCGTTGCTACCGGACCTCGGGTACGGGCTCCTCATCGGGTTCGGGTTCGCCGTTTCGGCCGCCCTGCACGTCTACACCGAACGCCGGGGCGGGGCGGGCGAAACTCCCCGCGCCGTCGCCCTGCTGACCGACCCGCGGCGGCGGGACGGCGACTGACCGACTCCGACACGTTCAAGCCGTCCGCTGTCGGGGTCCGAACATGGCGTCTTCGACACGCGGCGTCCTCGCCCTCTCGACGCTCGTCGCCGCCGTCGCCACCGCGGGGAGCCTGTTCTTCAGCCTCGGCCTCGGTCTGGTCCCGTGCGAACTCTGCTGGTACCAGCGCATCCTGATGTACCCGCTCGTCGTCGTCCTCGGCGTCGCCGCCGCGGAGGAGCGAACCGACGTCTACCGGACGGCGCTGCCGCTGTCGGTGCTCGGCATCCTCGTCTCCTCGTACCACGTCTACATCCAACTGTTCCCGGTGTCGACGGGGTGCACGCTCGGCGGCGGGTGTTCGTCCATCCAGTACCCGATGCTGGGCGGTCTGTTGACCATCCCGCGACTCGCGCTCATCGCGTTCGTCCTGATAACCGTCCTCGTCGGCGTTCTCGCCTACCGGGAGGATGGGGCGGGCGCGTGGGGTCGCTAACGGCGCGCTACCCGTCCGGTCGAACGACCGGTTCGGGGTAGTCGACGCCGAGTCGGACCCCGGACGCCTCCTGTTCGGCTTCGCTCATCGTCCACGGTTCGTGCGCGCGTTCGGGTGAAAGCGCGTCGAGTTCCGGCAGCCACGTCTTCACGTACTCGGCGTCGGGGTCGTACGTTCGCGCCTGTCCGAGCACGTCGAACGACCGGTCGCGCGAGTCGTTGCCGACGCCCGCGACGTACGCCCAGTTGCCGTAGTTCGAGCAGGGGTCGTAGTCGACGAGGTGCGTCTCGAAGAACGCCGCCCCGCGCCGCCAGTCCACGCCGAGGTCGTTCGCGAGGAACGACGCGGCGTTCTGCCGCCCCCGGTTCGACACGTAGCCCGTCTCCACCAGTTCGCGCACGTTCGCGTCGACGAACGGGACGCCCGTCTCCCCCGCTTTCCAACGTCGCAACCGCTCGCCGTCGCCGCGCCACGCGAGGTCGGTCCGCTCGCGGATGCCTTCCCGGCGGAAGAACGCGCCGCCGTGCTTCCTGCTCTGAAAT contains:
- a CDS encoding disulfide bond formation protein B yields the protein MASSTRGVLALSTLVAAVATAGSLFFSLGLGLVPCELCWYQRILMYPLVVVLGVAAAEERTDVYRTALPLSVLGILVSSYHVYIQLFPVSTGCTLGGGCSSIQYPMLGGLLTIPRLALIAFVLITVLVGVLAYREDGAGAWGR
- a CDS encoding DUF7344 domain-containing protein, which produces MSVQRVFADDEAERLTKDDIYSMLSNRRRRLVLDHLRRIGEEVSVRDLSEEVAALENGIDAKEVTYKQRKRVYTSLHQTHLPKLDDVGVVVYDRDRGTISLTPLATELDSFLVDDSEDEPPRSTPWPMYYLGLSALSILLVTLAWTRLFPFSLLPDLGYGLLIGFGFAVSAALHVYTERRGGAGETPRAVALLTDPRRRDGD